AGATACCGTACCCTACCCTCGACCCTCCCCCCAAGAGCTACCTCAATCACCACAACGACATAATACTACTTGATTACAATGGcttcatcacttcaacctatctcagtccactgctggacatggcctccacaagtttgtttcatgtgtgtttcccatagtcaccacgctgggcaggcgggttggtgaccgcagggctggctttgtcgcaccgaagacgctgctgcacgtcttcggcctgtgtaattcaaagccagcagttggatggttatcccgccatcggtcggctttataagatccaaggtggtagtggagctgTTATctcttaatcgcctcttacggcagccacggaaagagagggggtggctatattctgacTGCCGTAGACACTAACACTAATAATGGCTTATCATACTGGAATGATGGCTATGTACAAttcaacatttatatttttatttatgaaaacatttttatctaCTTGAATTTCAATAACCATACAAAAATCTGTATAATAAGTTTTAGTATGTACAACTTGTTTACTGGACTTGACTAAAGTTTTCCAGCCCAaaaacattttgatattataattgcGACCGACGGCTTGTGTGGCTGGATGTATGacgtatgtttgttactctttcacgcgaaaactaacgtaccgattttaatgaaacttggtatgtaGATTAGATGATACtcccacgggatcggaaattaAGCAGGTTAAAACACGTGGCGTAGCTAGTTAGATTTAAGTGTTATATTTCGTAAAAACCGATTCACTCAAAAGTTCATTGAAATAGACAGAAAAATTACGAGATGGattgttaaaattaacttaCCGCTAACTAATGTGGGGGTATTATTATTCGGTAGGACAttgataaattcaaatatatttttcatattttcattttttgcatctttaaatatttctagTTCCTTTTCTGTAATGATCTGATCGATACTATCCGACTCCATTGTGCTGTCGTCCGGTTCCTGTAAGACGTAAGCATCAGATATCCCAACGTGTAGCTCTGTTTTTGGGGAGGTAATGGTGCTGTCGTCCCGTTCCTGTGACACATAAGCATCAGATATCCCAACGTGTAGCTCTGTTTTTGGAAAGGTATCGACTTGGTCCAGCAGAATTTCTGTTGTTAATTGCTTTgcattgttttcttttaattcaATGTCTGTAGGCGATTCTTCCCCGTCTAAATTATCGACACTATCGGATTCTGAATCATCAATAATGTTTGAAGCTTTATCTGtttcttttttgaattttttaccGTCGACTTCGTGCATTCTGCGCATGTGTTTGTGCCAGTTGGGATAGCTAGCAAACGATTTCGAACATATCGGACATTTGTATGGCTTGGAACCGGTGTGAATGTTCAAGTGTTGCTGTAGCTGAGCAATTTTCACAAACCCCTTACCGCAGTACGTACAAGTATGACTTTTCGTTTCTGAATGCGTTTTAATGTGTTCAATGAGACGATTCTTGGCGTTGTAAACCTTGCCGCAGACTTTGCAGAGGTGCAAAACGGACTCGAAGTGCTGAGGCACGTGTTTGAGGATGAGATATTTCTCGCCGTAATTTCGATTGCAGATGGGACAGACATAGAGCTTCTTCTTGTGGAGGTCTAGGTGTCGCTCACAGGACTGTAAGGTAGGGAACAGTAGCCCGCACTGCCGGCACCAATTTTGCTGCGAGTGATGCTCACGTTGGTGGTTGATTAAATCTTTCGGTGTGgaaaatctataataaaagataaaatataaattgagtaTGTTTCTTATTTGTATTGTTCTAGATTATTCTGCATTAGAGGTTAAGATATTGTGTGATAAACATTGATATATCATTCATGAGAGAAACAAACTTCCTAGCAttccatggattcaccgtgcgggtgccgggtCCAACGTGTGGcaggagaaactcagagcagtttcCAGGACTTGTGACCTAGGTGTATGTTTAAGGAGGCCCCTTTTGAGAtgcgtatcaacgctcaccttcactgctcgagtttccagccctgcctagccaaatttgGTAAGAACTACTAGCTACTACTAGCGTCTGCCTGCGAGTTCGTCAGCGTAGAGTAGGAACAATTCGGGCTATACATGATTTTTGaaaaacttttactgtttacgcagggcacgccgcggaagctctcaaaaagaaaaagaaaaaccgattctgaaacattcttcattggtgctccgctcctattggtcttatcattatgatatatagccttcctcaataaacggactatctaacactgaaagaatttttaaaatcggaccagtagttgctgagattagcgcattcaaacaaacaaactcttcagctttataatattagtataggcaTGTAAAAAAGAATAGCCGAAATGTACGCATGTATGCGCATAATTTTAGAATGACTGCAAAAAATTGGATCAcccattctttttttgttgtcagGTCAAGGTTACATAAAGGAAAGTGTAAAAAACAATCGATATAGCTATGacaaaaaataaggcggtatgCAAGTACGATCGCCAGGTCAACTAGTTCAGAATAAAATAAGACCACACAGCAGACAAGAAAGTATtggacacaaaaaaaattgcctggtattaaaaacaatatatagcaAAACTTTCATAAAAGTGATTTTGTGATGTAATGTAGTACTACTTGTGAAATTTGTTACCTTTATTCAGATCAATTATTTAGTACTATAAGAATAACCAATTCTgtcaatttatttactaattatgaactagtatttatttaatgctgCAGGCTCTCCAGAGGTGCCAAGTGGACTGCAGGTACGTCGAGGTGCTAAGTTACTCATACTATAATGCTACAATGTCGGTCCGATTGCAGGACCAGATTTCGAAGCCAATAACCACTTCAGCGAGGCGTGAGGCAAGGGGATGTTATATCTCCGAAGCTGTTTACCACCGCGTTAGAGGACGCTTTCAAGCTTCTGGAGTGGAAAAGATTCGGCATCAACATCAATGGCGAGTACCTTACCCACCTCCGGTTTGCCGATGACGTAGTCCTTATGGCTGAGATCTTGGAAGACCTGAACACAATGCTCGAGCATCTCAACAGACTTTCCCAAAGAGTGGGTCTTAAACTGAACATGGCGTCGCACCCGCTCCAGTTCGCATTGGGAGCACTGTTCTTGAAGTTGTTGACCATTACGTGTACCTCGGAAAGTCAAAACAGTAAGGTAAGTCCAACTTCGAGAACGAGATCTCTCGTCGAATCCAACTCGGATGGGCAACGTTCGGAAAACTACGGAGAATGTTCGCGTCCAATATCCCGCAGTGTCTGAAGACGAAAGTGTGTTGCCAATGATGACATATGGATCCGAAACGTGATCGCTAAATATGGGCCTCATAAGAAggcttaaagtcgctcagcAGGCGATGGAGAAGACAATGCTCGGTATTTCCCTACGTGACAAGTCAGAAATGAGGAGATCCGTAGGAGAACCAAGGTAACCGACATTGCTCGAAGGATCGCACAGCGGAAGTGGCAATGGGCAAGACATATAGCTCGACGAACCGATGGCCGATGGGGCGGAAGGGGCGCCGCAGCGCTGGCAGGCCCCCAACgaggtggaccgacgatctggtcaGGGCCGCGGGAAGCTgctggatgcgtgctgcgcagAACCGATCATCGTGGAAAGctttaggggaggcttatgcccagcagtgggcgtccgtgagctgatgatgatgatgatgatgatgatgatttatttaataatgttatctACTTAGTCCAGCCATAAattctgttacaaatgaaaatgcatttttttttaaatcaagtaatgtaatattattaaaatttatacctacatatttattaacgtctcagcaaaaaataaaaaaatattgtattcgaAATGGCCACCTTTAGCTTTTATACAGGCCTTTAATCTGTTTGGCTGTGAATCTATGGATTTACGCACTGTTTCCAAGGGAAATTTCGCCACTGCTTGCtccaaagattttttaagagaCTCAATGTCGCCGTGTCGTTTAGAGCAGGACATGtcctctaaaactgaccataatttAAAGTCTAAAGGGTTGAGGTCTGGGCTAGATGAGGGCCAGTCTTCAACTCTTATAAAGTCCGTAACGTTGGTTTCAAGCCAGGCTTGAGTAGTTCGTGCCTTCTGACCAGGTGCAGAGTCCTGCTGGAAAGTCCAcagtatatttctaaaaattgtaTTGCTGAGAGGTTACACAACATGATCCAAGactgtatcttgatacactttggctgaagttttcactcctttttcacaaaaatgtggTTTTGTGACTCCTTGATAAGACACGCCCCACCAATCCATCACTGACGCAGGATGATGACCACGTTGTACCTTTCCGACGACTTGAGCAGCTTCTTTAGAACTGTGAGCGTACACTTTACCATTTTGCTTATTGTATATCGGTAAAGAGGATTTTgcttattatatataggtaaaGAGGATATTTTTGTGCCTTTCACCTGCGTATCGCGACAGAAGGCGTTTTGATCGATCCACTCTCTTTAATTGTAAAGACTGATTTAGAGCACGTCCTGTATATCGGCGTTAAGCACCGAGCTTCAggtcttattttataatacgcgaCAGAGTCCTAGCGGGAATCTTCTTTTCTCGCGATAAGATTTTTTGCTTCCTAATGGGGTTTCGACGAATTCTGGCTTTAACAGCATTAACAGCCTTTGTAGTTCTAACAACACGCGGCCGGCCCGAGCTTTTCTGGTCTTCGACAGACGAAGTGTTGCTGTATCTGTTGACAGTACGATATACGAACATACGGCTGATACCAAGCTTTTGAAGTGTCTAGAATATGATCGACGGCTCCATACTCACTATGTGCAAGGCGATCACTGCaatcctattttctttaacaccccattccatattgtaatttgatgatgaacacgaaaaaatatgtaaaatggcgcaaaattgaaataagtttttaaaataaaatacgtgttccaatttcaaaataattaaaaagttggaaaaaaagaaaagtttttatgtaacggTATTTATAGTCAGACTAGTTATATTATAGATGACAAATATAAGTATGTACAAGTGTCTGGaccaatgtaataaataaaaattgttgctAGCTTTAGGATTCAAATTATATGTGCGTGCAATCAACAGTATAGCTAATGAAAAACGAGGACATGAATACGAACCTGTTGAACAGTAAAAgtctagtaaattataaaattcttacATTTTCTGGCAACCATTTTCTGGACAAAAGACGCAATGGATATTGTGGACGTCTCGCAGGTGTTCACGGAGTCGCATCTCAGTGGCGTAGCGATGTCCGCACTGGTGACAGGCGAATGGTTTCCCATTGGACTCTATGTTCGCTTGACACGCTGACATGTGTGTCACGAGTAGCGAGAGACGGCTGAACGTCTTATGACATATGTCACAGCTggaaaataaatcacaatgttaaataaatttttattttaaatttcttaaaacttttattagaGTTCTAGCTTATTTCTGGATAAATTGAAGGTGTGATTTAAGCTGgtccttcaaaaaaaaaaaaaaaatactttaatttacaAGTCTATTCAGTAAAACTAGCATGACAACGTAAAGATAAACATCAGTGCAAAATATGCTCAGAAATTCTCCTCAACTTTATACCCTACACGGTATTTATTCTCGTTACACTCACCAAAATCTATCCTTCATGAAATGGTTATAGGAATGGTCACTGAACACTgagtatttttcaaattcttTGCCGCAAACATTGCAAGTGTAAACTATATCTTCATTTCCATGTTCGCAAGAAAAATGTGCATCAAACTCTACCCTGTCCTTGAAAATAAGGGGACAATATTTGCATGAAATACCACCCAACTGTTCTATATAGCTTTCCCCTTTATCGAAAGCAATCAATGTTTGCTGGTTGTTTCCATCATCACCAAAATGCTTTTTGAGATGCTCTTTAGCGTTTTCTCGACTTGAAATGTTTTCGTTACAAATTGGGCAAAAATATATAGAAGCTGAGTGCAAATCTACATGGTCTTTGCAACCTTCAAGTGAATCAATTTGATTGTAGCAGGCCTGACATTTAAAAGGTGGCATGTCAGTGTTGTTGTGAATAATTTGATGCAGCTGAAGCTCCTTCTTTGATGTAAATCTGAAAATATAAAGGAAAATTTAGTTATCTTGTTCAATATCATATCATAGGTCGCGGCACATAAGTTGAACAAAAATGACTGTCGTTTTGCACAGGTACTATTGTAGACAAAAGTGCTAAGGCGAAAGCTCCATGAACCTCTGCGATTGCCCGCGAAATTCAAAGTATatcatagtataaaatatattctagtaTAAGTTTGTCAGCAATTGAATAATTGCATCGtgcaataataaaaagaaattctcAAAAAtcggttttattattttcttttgaaaaatatgtaaCGACATCAAATATCAGTCTTTTCTCTTGTCTTTGTTAAATTGGCTGTTTTGACTCGCAAAAGTAAACTGGTCAATGAAATGGTCAAACAAGTCAAAACTTTTGTTCGCAATTGTACTCTAGGGTACGACAAGCATGTGCACGGGTGGAGAGGGACATAAAGCGACTGAGTATATGCGTTTCTAAGGTTACGCGCTGCGTCCGCATCCCGCACTTCAATTAAGACCCTAAAATTTGTCACTGTGCACCCaaggtttttatttaacttatgcACCACCTATTATAATCTCTTTAAACCAGCAACTACACTTGACAAATTTAGTACAAGATGTGGCTGGCACTTACTCTTTTTTGCAGGACGAACATTTAAATCTATGCATGACATTGATATGTTCCTTGAGCGATGGAGACTTTGAAAACAATTTAGAACAGTGTTCACACCTGaaataaaaaggtttatttagatcatatttatataataaagaaacgctaaaaaattatttaatacaagcAGCCCTACAAACTTTATCCAGTCTTTCAAACTATCAAACATGTGAATTTgcaataatcataatattttctgaaatttttaagcttgcaattttcttaataatcAGTAGTTCTCGAACCTTATCCTGTATAACAAACTTAgtaacacatatttatttacgtagATAGATTATTATGTGATAGGTGAACTTACTTGAATCTCTCTTTAATGACATGGCTGGTGTAGCAGTGGCCGCGGAAACTCGGATAGCCAGCTATTTCCTTGTGACAGACCACACATGTGTATATTATGTCTTTGCTTCCAGTCTGATGTTTAACATAATGCATGTCATACTCTCTCTTGTTGGCGTATGTTATATGACATATGTGGCAGTATATACCACCGACTAAATCAATTGTAGTGGGTTTAGGGTTCCGGTACAAAGCTGAACTCTCAAAGTCCATATCTGTGAGTGAAGCCATTTTTTGGGTTCCTCTGCTACGTGCAATCCATTTATTAAGCAATT
The nucleotide sequence above comes from Melitaea cinxia chromosome 11, ilMelCinx1.1, whole genome shotgun sequence. Encoded proteins:
- the LOC123657712 gene encoding zinc finger protein 624-like; this encodes MASLTDMDFESSALYRNPKPTTIDLVGGIYCHICHITYANKREYDMHYVKHQTGSKDIIYTCVVCHKEIAGYPSFRGHCYTSHVIKERFKCEHCSKLFSKSPSLKEHINVMHRFKCSSCKKEFTSKKELQLHQIIHNNTDMPPFKCQACYNQIDSLEGCKDHVDLHSASIYFCPICNENISSRENAKEHLKKHFGDDGNNQQTLIAFDKGESYIEQLGGISCKYCPLIFKDRVEFDAHFSCEHGNEDIVYTCNVCGKEFEKYSVFSDHSYNHFMKDRFCCDICHKTFSRLSLLVTHMSACQANIESNGKPFACHQCGHRYATEMRLREHLRDVHNIHCVFCPENGCQKIFSTPKDLINHQREHHSQQNWCRQCGLLFPTLQSCERHLDLHKKKLYVCPICNRNYGEKYLILKHVPQHFESVLHLCKVCGKVYNAKNRLIEHIKTHSETKSHTCTYCGKGFVKIAQLQQHLNIHTGSKPYKCPICSKSFASYPNWHKHMRRMHEVDGKKFKKETDKASNIIDDSESDSVDNLDGEESPTDIELKENNAKQLTTEILLDQVDTFPKTELHVGISDAYVSQERDDSTITSPKTELHVGISDAYVLQEPDDSTMESDSIDQIITEKELEIFKDAKNENMKNIFEFINVLPNNNTPTLVSGKLILTIHLVIFLSISMNF